A genomic region of Gossypium hirsutum isolate 1008001.06 chromosome D01, Gossypium_hirsutum_v2.1, whole genome shotgun sequence contains the following coding sequences:
- the LOC107921022 gene encoding uncharacterized protein isoform X2, which produces MPLDLYQTSVPPFLKGVCNRFLNTDFASTEITVNTSIPTMILGPQILHFQLHHQLRHCLRKDHGIEGGIPVVFSLEKPKAKLLPFRGPSGEEDNPSDYQVRMLASYFSSFKVLCLIT; this is translated from the exons atGCCGCTAG ATCTTTATCAAACTTCGGTACCACCCTTTTTGAAAGGCGTCTGCAATCGCTTCCTTAATACA GATTTTGCCAGTACAGAGATAACTGTAAATACTTCCATCCCAACAATGATTCTCGGACCCCAAATCCTCCACTTTCAACTGCACCACCAG CTGAGACACTGTTTAAGGAAAGATCATGGGATTGAGGGTGGAATTCCTGTTGTTTTCTCTTTAGAGAAACCTAAAGCTAAGCTGCTTCCTTTTAGAGGACCAAGTGGTGAGGAAGACAACCCTTCAGATTATCAAGTGAGGATGCTTGCTTCTTACTTTAGCAGTTTTAAAGTACTCTGTTTGATCACCTAA
- the LOC107921022 gene encoding uncharacterized protein isoform X1, which translates to MPLGKYYYDYCDKQFQDTPATRKHHLQGLQLFSQLPYFLLFIHMFVIVDLYQTSVPPFLKGVCNRFLNTDFASTEITVNTSIPTMILGPQILHFQLHHQLRHCLRKDHGIEGGIPVVFSLEKPKAKLLPFRGPSGEEDNPSDYQVRMLASYFSSFKVLCLIT; encoded by the exons atGCCGCTAGGTAAGTATTACTACGACTATTGCGATAAGCAATTTCAAGACACTCCTGCTACTCGAAAACACCACTTGCAGGGCCTCCAGCTTTTCTCCCAACTTCCCTACTTCCTGCTTTTTATTCACATGTTTGTGATTGTAGATCTTTATCAAACTTCGGTACCACCCTTTTTGAAAGGCGTCTGCAATCGCTTCCTTAATACA GATTTTGCCAGTACAGAGATAACTGTAAATACTTCCATCCCAACAATGATTCTCGGACCCCAAATCCTCCACTTTCAACTGCACCACCAG CTGAGACACTGTTTAAGGAAAGATCATGGGATTGAGGGTGGAATTCCTGTTGTTTTCTCTTTAGAGAAACCTAAAGCTAAGCTGCTTCCTTTTAGAGGACCAAGTGGTGAGGAAGACAACCCTTCAGATTATCAAGTGAGGATGCTTGCTTCTTACTTTAGCAGTTTTAAAGTACTCTGTTTGATCACCTAA